The Puntigrus tetrazona isolate hp1 chromosome 4, ASM1883169v1, whole genome shotgun sequence genome includes a window with the following:
- the cfap54 gene encoding cilia- and flagella-associated protein 54: MDLHLELLVFQYRLGLKLSDSWTDEMSLAEFKKSHTISSQTSETNRPTGDSAVLEKIKKNKIYKCVFLVQKALLAFRKNQMSREPKKILEEAITLMEKAELEERRLVSCAYPSEKHLGMAEKRQPPPAPILLSRSNISMTFKPAPYSLEEEVRWYCIYGREAEGVNLKVRLKDCYLCGTGDMIPARGERLLHVDGLESNKKYIFAVAAFNAQGKMVGGAIGETTRPLLASLPLPLLTTWAHIAQVAYQTRLYSLAKRSCNELWSHFTSPNSSHEVPEPEQDARLERLAQTRLRPENLQLSSPLLQQLFFFTIFIQTDIDIQEGALFCDSLCDGGPLIWGQEARLSECERMLVAIDLALHLNDSGGALQAVVTCYGLLTPLIFNQISSEPVIEVLLKCFTVLLEIPEVLKQKRPFATTESLQHMIACMTYYLAKSLSSSQGSRMASSVFELGIKLLQEINEPPQQPAKKTSSVELDGKKAASIHDVGPSRQLNVLEAIATKTMHTETLGNHDVTSCNNTGSNGCELTGQEDPVVLYMLIENSPLQHAFKEVMKFKQKSCFLEFVSRLLQKALLEGELDLVLQWEQNILNWLSRRDEALFGLKKSSGVPGDEFKGFTTSVIEYNTKKQKDGTFWDGRKLLQKKLLVAFKSQNSQKELRAVDALLNNLATLIRRHQCRWKLRQMRSEDSLWRCHVNLSLACAHLGLLRRNLVPPKLCFSHLSQSLFSLAHCGMLIMWKNIPQHIRPPELTLQHPKVLLHPRHHAHKKEVKHKVKVTNHKEPNSSDEEISSAESDTEGGVNLENTHCPKAHQTTSQLLDTLNKASVHMRRAMVLAHRWGHWTTLQWACRTFWDQSNTLALMIEQTQGPDANARQLMIEQLYAVITPLLLLASDLLMDMMDKLKLWSVYDDQDVELEASLSFSGPVDDVTVIDLRWLKTLVLHTLELLYYQAKWENLAYLALLFNAYTRERYSHMITPVLVHAQRKLLDRISCFGGPPAPQPHFTYTEMISGEKVTCRNYASRQLLCPCGGGQIMITDPEKLLDVKRAMCLVCVPLDVEDTLQCFRETLKEKHHTLLTFQHSRTLLLLLLANTQQSYVEVPFSKENSSIQQGKVEFSMAAGTPPGISPPDLSAEDFSSLGSIYSTTLPAAHIQTVFSSYNNSIKYLQANKYSSLQVQALHDLGNLHFYNGNRKSAHSFWSKALDSALQSSGVLESWDGDSWGGSSSQETLRHAGIWGCLQGALLSAKIAQHILTSNIDQRTKCCLLSGKLFKCLLMASMPHPIIDLSYSTYSVETELIPGIDLFSEPDRGNLGTTVASLSFLCHWLYTSGHLLKVLPVLALYLYIARTVCRDLHLTVKCRILKVKVLTELGAFTQAFKELSSLTFGREMPVPHAGHHRVEKPSWTKGIFNEGKPLLDPSNLLVLEDFFNRRPSKDIMDLYGSKLTRQLLMARVHLILAVCSTIHDLPEPLRPELSESQEKCSSTSCLPDVSSFDESKSLQLSARKLTLGEVKAILLKEANALVGPELFTPCPLSTDPEEMELAVEIRLLMSNINMQQGRMSASADLSVSALRLLQRSPVFQSDFRPVPPPGPPSSALRRPRGKAHQTSSLDAKSVLHSGDVPEEVEARERMDLLFWLRCRLAVIRSLVGHIPGTAICSGADSSAEALRLLKEGLEEAEAWGDPDTKAMLLLQGVQLNTHRGRPREDSTSMLQEIVSLLSGRSALPLCSQMTLAEAVLLLSELRGTGSQTLHLLTQKLLQQQLCAFGESIGVKKGGQVELLSRLKNIYLPQLPLLAKTTMQIGHFLALQALSNSSEEGKEPWSSLISAQEVLQSALSISQASANRDRKLEADILYCTGMVGKHLISMQKSDPQNVLEAFFGCLTSFNPILSQSLRLTHSCYMEMALIYLQDISFFENLTTAPDETRKETVKETCLLLCWICLRVALKTSEVIGKCDPLQRFTEQTEGPVPISSVKVLPDFALNDLFHPCGGLETAGNSISSPEAFMNAEDEINSMKCPQLTWVHMSRYYMHLINLLQVSSQPGAVQGVYGLLSMSGDPKLALRLSQLHTFFSHHQPSYREQWAVPDPPSTLILKHQRIQHNQPLSDLYPWASTDIQELIIQWYRPTSDDNTILLLFAVNNSPLSAMSPISDAVAALQAGQRAVCLDRLKAVHALLNTACVEADGHVSPSTSSVSSFSPKEEKEQKRTTTPTPRRQGMLLEKTTEICSEIRNLLKSDFSLAPITEMPFDPSKLTLQSLERCFNHATGGTLQDTALITWLLSLL, from the exons ATGGATTTACATTTGGAGTTGCTGGTTTTTCAGTACAGACTTGGTCTCAAACTATCTGATTCTTGGACAG ATGAGATGAGTTTGGCGGAGTTTAAGAAGTCGCATACTATTTCATCACAGACCTCAGAAACAAATAGGCCTACAGgag ACTCTGCGGTACTTGAAAAAATCAAGAAGAACAAAATCTATAAGTGTGTTTTCCTAGTGCAGAAAGCCCTGTTGGCATTCAGGAAAAACCAGATGAGCCGAGAACCCAAGAAAATACTTGAG GAGGCCATAACACTAATGGAAAAAGCTGAGCTTGAAGAGAGGAGGCTAGTTAGTTGTGCTTATCCATCAGAGAAACATTTAGGAATGGCAGAGAAGAGACAGCCACCACCAGCCCCGATACTCCTCTCACGCTCCAACATTTCCATGACCTTTAAACCTGCACCATACTCCCTGGAGGAGGAG GTTAGATGGTACTGTATCTATGGAAGAGAAGCAGAAGGTGTCAACCTAAAAGTACGACTTAAAGACTGCTACTTGTGTGGGACTGGAGATATG ATTCCTGCCAGAGGCGAACGTTTACTTCACGTAGATGGGTTGGAATCTAATAAGAAGTACATTTTTGCGGTGGCTGCTTTTAATGCTCAGGGCAAAATGGTGGGGGGTGCCATTGGAGAGACCACCAGGCCTCTACTAGCTTCCCTGCCTCTACCACTACTAACAACCTGGGCCCACATAGCTCAG GTAGCTTATCAGACAAGACTCTACTCCCTTGCCAAAAGAAGTTGTAACGAGCTTTGGAGCCACTTTACTTCTCCAAACTCAAGTCACGAGGTTCCAGAGCCAGAACAAGACGCACGTCTTGAAAGACTGGCTCAAACAAg acTCCGCCCAGAGAACCTGCAGctttcttctcctctcctccagcagctgttttttttcaccatCTTCATCCAGACAGATATTGACATTCAAGAAGGGGCACTATTCTGTGACAGTCTCTGTGATGGAGGGCCTTTGATCTGGGGCCAG GAGGCCAGGCTTTCAGAGTGTGAACGGATGTTGGTGGCCATTGATCTTGCTCTGCACCTCAATGACAGCGGTGGAGCCCTGCAGGCTGTAGTGACCTGTTACGGCCTTCTCACTCCGTTAATCTTCAACCAGATCTCTTCTGAGCCTGTCATAGAG GTGCTGTTAAAGTGCTTTACGGTGCTTCTGGAGATTCCAGAGGTCCTTAAGCAGAAACGGCCTTTTGCCACCACAGAGTCCCTGCAACACATGATCGCTTGTATGACATATTATCTAGCCAAG AGCTTGAGCTCCTCTCAGGGGAGTCGTATGGCATCATCGGTGTTTGAGCTGGGAATAAAGCTTCTTCAGGAGATCAATGAGCCCCCACAGCAACctgccaaaaaaacatcatcagTGGAGCTGGACGGG AAGAAGGCTGCTTCCATCCATGATGTGGGGCCAAGCAGGCAGCTAAATGTTTTAGAGGCCATTGCCACGAAAACCATGCATACAGAAACATTAGGAAACCACGATGTCACATCCTGCAACAATACAG GGTCTAATGGATGTGAGCTTACTGGACAGGAAGACCCTGTTGTACTCTACATGTTGATTGAAAACAGCCCCCTCCAGCATGCATTTAAAGAGG TGATGAAATTCAAGCAGAAATCTTGTTTTCTGGAGTTTGTTTCGCGCTTGCTCCAGAAAGCCCTGCTAGAAGGTGAACTGGATCTTGTGTTGCAGTGGGAGCAGAACATCTTGAACTGGCTTAGcag ACGTGATGAGGCTTTGTTTGGGCTAAAGAAGAGCTCAGGTGTACCAGGGGATGAGTTTAAAGGCTTCACAACTTCTGTGATTGAATATAATACCAAA AAACAAAAAGATGGCACATTTTGGGATGGCAGGAAGTTGCTACAGAAGAAACTTCTGGTTGCATTCAAGAGCCAAAACtctcaaaa AGAGCTCAGAGCTGTGGATGCCCTGCTAAATAATCTGGCAACTCTTATCAGAAGACATCAGTGCCGCTGGAAGCTAAGGCAGATGCGCTCTGAGGATTCACTGTGGCGTTGCCATGTGAATCTAAGTCTGGCATGTGCTCACCTAGGCCTGCTGAGGAGGAACCTGGTCCCACCAAAGCTCTG CTTCAGCCATCTTTCGCAGTCTCTCTTTTCTCTGGCTCACTGTGGAATGCTGATTATGTGGAAGAATATTCCACAGCACATCAGGCCACCTGAACTGACTCTGCAACATCCCAAAGTTTTACTCCATCCTAGACACCATGCTCATAAAAAGGAAGTGAAGCACAAAGTTAAAGTTACTAATCACA AAGAACCAAATAGCAGTGACGAGGAGATCAGCTCTGCAGAAAGTGACACTGAAGGTGGAGTGAACTTAGAGAACACCCACTGCCCTAAAGCTCATCAAACCACGTCTCAGTTACTGGACACACTCAACAAAGCTTCTGTACACATGCGCAGAGCCATg GTGCTGGCACATCGCTGGGGTCACTGGACAACTTTACAATGGGCATGTCGGACTTTCTGGGACCAATCCAACACATTGGCGTTGATGATAGAGCAAACCCAAGGCCCTGATGCCAATGCCAGACAGCTGATGATAGAGCAGCTATATGCAGTGATCACTCCCCTACTATTGCTGGCTTCAGATCTTCTCATGGACATGATGGACAAGCTGAAG CTGTGGAGTGTTTATGATGATCAAGATGTAGAGCTTGAGGCCAGCCTGAGCTTTTCTGGCCCAGTGGATGACGTGACAGTTATAGATTTGCGTTGGCTGAAGACTCTGGTTCTGCACACATTAGAGCTTCTGTACTATCAGGCCAAGTGGGAGAATCTGGCTTACCTTGCCCTACTTTTCAATGCATATACTCG GGAGCGCTACTCTCATATGATAACACCTGTTCTGGTGCATGCGCAGAGGAAGTTGTTGGACAGGATCAGTTGTTTCGGGGGCCCTCCAGCCCCTCAGCCTCACTTCACCTACACTGAAATGATCTCTGGAGAGAAG GTGACATGCAGGAATTATGCAAGCAGACAGTTACTGTGTCCCTGTGGAGGGGGTCAGATTATGATCACTGACCCAGAGAAACTTTTAG ATGTGAAGAGAGCCATGTGCCTGGTGTGTGTACCGCTGGATGTAGAGGACACACTGCAGTGTTTCAGAGAGACTCTAAAGGAAAAACATCACACACTGCTGACCTTTCAGCACAGCCGAACTCTACTCCTGCTGCTACTGGCGAACACGCAGCAAT CATATGTTGAGGTGCCATTCTCTAAAGAAAACAGCAGTATTCAGCAGGGAAAAGTGGAATTCAGCATGGCAGCCGGCACCCCGCCAGGCATCAGCCCTCCAGACCTGTCTGCAGAGGACTTCAGCTCTCTGGGCTCCATCTACAGCACCACCCTGCCTGCAGCACACATCCAGACTGTTTTCTCTTCCTACAACAATTCTATTA AATATCTTCAAGCAAATAAGTACAGCTCTCTTCAGGTGCAAGCCCTCCATGACCTTGGAAATCTGCATTTCTACAATGGAAATCGAAA ATCGGCACACTCTTTCTGGAGTAAGGCTTTGGATAGTGCTCTGCAAAGCTCTGGAGTTTTGGAATCTTGGGATGGCGACTCGTGGGGAGGCAGCTCCTCTCAGGAAACCCTGCGGCATGCTGGGATATGGGGCTGTCTTCAAGGAGCATTGCTTTCAGCCAAGATTGCACA GCACATCCTGACTTCCAACATCGATCAGCGCACAAAATGCTGCCTTCTCTCTGGAAAACTCTTCAAG TGCCTGTTGATGGCCTCGATGCCCCATCCAATAATTGACCTGTCCTACTCCACATACTCTGTGGAGACGGAGCTGATACCAGGTATTGACCTCTTCTCTGAGCCAGATCGAGGGAATCTTGGCACCACTGTTGCCAGTTTGTCTTTTCTCTGCCACTGGCTGTATACCTCAGGACACCTTCTCAAG GTTCTTCCTGTACTGGCTTTGTACCTGTATATTGCCAGAACGGTGTGTCGGGATCTACACCTCACTGTCAAATGCAGAATACTTAAG GTAAAGGTACTGACAGAGTTGGGGGCTTTCACTCAGGCATTTAAAGAACTCAGCAGTCTCACATTTGGCAGGGAAATGCCTGTACCCCATGCAGGCCATCACAGAGTGGAGAAGCCATCCTGG ACAAAAGGAATATTTAATGAAGGGAAACCGCTGTTGGATCCTTCCAATCTTCTA GTtttggaggatttttttaacaGGAGGCCAAGTAAAGACATCATGGATCTTTATGGCTCAAAATTGACCAGGCAGCTCCTGATGGCCAGAGTTCATCTCATCTTGGCTGTATGTAGCACTATTCATGACCTGCCTGAGCCACTGAGACCAG AGTTGTCTGAATCGCAGGAGAAATGCTCCAGTACTTCCTGTTTGCCTGATGTCTCTAGCTTTGACGAGTCCAAGAGTCTCCAGCTCAGTGCCAGGAAACTCACATTAGGAGAAGTCAAG GCCATACTTCTAAAAGAAGCAAATGCTTTGGTTGGTCCAGAGCTCTTTACCCCATGTCCTTTGAGCACTGATCCTGAAGAAATGGAGCTGGCAGTGGAGATCAGACTGTTAATGTCCAATATCAACATGCAGCAGGGCAGAATGTCTGCCAG TGCAGATCTGTCAGTGTCTGCTTTGAGGCTCCTTCAGAGGTCTCCTGTATTTCAAAGTGACTTCCGCCCAGTGCCTCCTCCCGGACCACCCTCCTCTGCTCTCAGAAGACCCAGAGGCAAAGCACATCAG ACAAGCTCCCTGGATGCAAAGTCTGTTCTCCATAGCGGAGATGTTCCAGAAGAAGTGGAAGCAAGAGAACGCATGGATCTCCTCTTCTGGCTGCGCTGTAGGTTGGCGGTAATTCGCTCCCTCGTAGGCCATATTCCTGGAACTGCAATCTGCTCTG GTGCGGACAGCAGTGCAGAGGCTCTTCGACTGCTGAAAGAGGGcctggaggaggcagaggcCTGGGGAGACCCTGACACTAAAGCCATGCTGCTCTTACAAGGTGTCCAACTCAACACACATCGTGGAAGACCCAGAGAAGACAGTACGTCCATGCTACAG GAGATTGTGAGCTTGTTATCTGGGCGCAGTGCACTTCCTCTGTGCTCTCAAATGACTCTAGCTGAGGCTGTGTTACTTCTTAGTGAGTTGAGAGGAACAGGAAGCCAGACTCTCCACCTGCTCACGCAGAAACTACTGCAGCAACAg CTCTGTGCCTTTGGAGAGTCCATAGGTGTCAAAAAAGGAGGTCAAGTGGAACTACTGTCTCGCCTGAAGAATATTTATCTTCCACAGCTTCCCCTGCTGGCAAAGACAACCATGCAGATTG GTCACTTTTTGGCATTGCAGGCTTTGTCAAATTCCTCTGAGGAAGGCAAGGAACCCTGGAGTTCCTTAATATCTGCTCAAGAAGTTCTGCAGTCTGCGCTCAGCATCTCTCAGGCCTCTGCAAACAGAGACCGCAAGCTGGAGGCTGATATCCTCTACTGTACAG GAATGGTAGGCAAACATCTCATTTCCATGCAAAAATCTGATCCCCAAAACGTCCTAGAGGCCTTTTTTGGGTGTTTAACCTCATTTAATCCTATTCTTAGCCAAAGTTTGCg ATTGACACATAGTTGCTACATGGAAATGGCATTGATATACTTGCAAGATATCTCGTTCTTTGAAAATCTGACAACAGCACCTGACGAGACCAGAAAG GAAACAGTCAAAGAGACCTGCCTTCTGCTTTGCTGGATTTGTTTGAGAGTAGCTTTAAAG aCATCAGAAGTTATTGGCAAATGTGATCCTTTGCAACGATTCACAGAGCAAACTGAAGGCCCTGTACCCATTTCCTCAGTAAAAGTCCTGCCTGACTTTGCATTGAATGATCTCTTCCATCCCTGTG GGGGGCTAGAAACTGCTGGGAACTCAATCTCCAGTCCTGAAGCATTCATGAATGCTGAGGATGAGATTAACAGCATGAAATGCCCTCAGCTGACCTGGGTTCATATGTCCCGCTACTACATGCACTTAATCAACCTGCTACAGGTCTCTTCACAACCAG GAGCAGTGCAGGGTGTTTATGGGCTGTTGTCCATGTCCGGTGATCCTAAACTCGCTCTCAGACTCTCTCAGTTACACACCTTCTTTAGTCATCACCAACCC